The Streptomyces europaeiscabiei genome window below encodes:
- a CDS encoding vitamin K epoxide reductase family protein yields MTAPAGRSVRTAGGSRAFAILLLITGAAGLLASWVITLDKFKLLEDPNFTPGCSLNPVVSCGNIMKSDQASAFGFPNPMLGLVAYGIVICVGMSLLAGAAFPRWYWLTFGAGALFGVGFVTWLQFESLYRINSLCLWCCLAWIATIVLFWYLASFNVRNGFLPAPAWLRGFLGEFTWVLPVVHLGVIGMLILTRWWDFWTS; encoded by the coding sequence ATGACCGCCCCGGCAGGGCGGTCGGTGCGTACGGCCGGCGGCAGCCGTGCCTTCGCGATCCTGCTGCTGATCACCGGCGCGGCCGGGCTGCTCGCGTCCTGGGTCATCACGCTCGACAAGTTCAAGCTGCTGGAGGACCCGAACTTCACCCCCGGGTGCAGCCTCAACCCCGTGGTCTCCTGCGGCAACATCATGAAGAGCGACCAGGCCTCCGCCTTCGGGTTCCCCAACCCGATGCTCGGCCTGGTGGCCTACGGCATCGTCATCTGCGTCGGCATGAGCCTGCTGGCCGGAGCGGCCTTCCCCCGCTGGTACTGGCTGACCTTCGGCGCGGGCGCGCTGTTCGGGGTCGGCTTCGTGACCTGGCTGCAGTTCGAGTCGCTGTACCGGATCAACTCGCTGTGCCTGTGGTGCTGCCTGGCGTGGATCGCCACGATCGTCCTTTTCTGGTACCTGGCCTCTTTCAACGTCCGCAACGGTTTCCTGCCCGCACCGGCCTGGCTGCGGGGCTTTCTCGGTGAATTCACGTGGGTGCTTCCGGTGGTGCACCTCGGAGTGATCGGGATGCTCATCCTGACCCGTTGGTGGGACTTCTGGACAAGCTGA